ATATGAAGAACTTTGGCCCCGGTTTGAGCAGATAATCCCTCACGCTGTGTACTGTGTGAGCCGACTGTGTAACGGCTTGAGTGCACAGCCGGGAATGGAACAATTCATTTACATTTTAGGGGATCAAACTTCTAGACTTCGTAAGaagtagtctaggttcctagaccattggtgttgcgtggtcacacacaaccaacgttccgattatgcacggcaaaaactgtacacgcttgtaatacacgaacgctagcgggcgctctgtttctctgatttccggatctccccatagaccttattgcagatagcaattttgaacaactgcgcatgtgcgcgcaaaggactgtgggaaaaatttggcacctcgctcaaaaaagtaaacaacgttcaacgttcgtacacgatcgatcggtttgcaaaatggatgtggcaaGAGCTgcttgatagaataaatagttctggcatagacgaaTTAAGGTCATCTTTAGGGCAACAAGGGCTATGTGAATAGCGCTCTCTAGTGTTGATACATTTCACACTTCGTACACTaaaataattcagattcagattcagatagAATGGTAAAGGTAATGGTTTCCAAGTGGCGTAAAACTTATGGCGATctgtgtgtacaaacttcttgtTACAGGACCCttttttgaaacatcctccttcagccctTGTTAATTTCCCttatatgggggacagaatcgaGTCCGTCGGACAGATTTCCCCAAAGAGGCCAACCCATACACATGAGACGACCACGAGGCAAGGATGATAAAGTTCATGGGCCAACAATTTCGCGATTGTCCCGCTAAACATTTCCAGTTGAGATAACAAAATTGATTGCTATGAATTATGGATTTGGTTTTGTCTTGACTTTGATTCTGTGGATGTAATAATCAAGAGTTAACATCGACTCCTCAGTTTTGATGTAGTGGATAGATATCAAACTATCTGAGCAGCAATCGGGACCCTGGaattaaacaaaagaaataaaaaaaaaggttttgagaAAATTATATGAACAACATTATTACTAAGAATTGTTAGAAAATTTAAAGTTCTGTGTAACATTGTCAGTTTAACCGAATTTTACAATctcttaaaataaataagtctCGTTGGCAAACCTCTGCTGAAATGCTGAtgacacaacaacaacaacaacaacaacacaacaacaataacagcaaaaacaaaactgctATAAGAACGATCAATAAGAACATTGATTGGGGTCTATTAAGATGTGTTTTCATCGGTTACCAATTTCACGTCATATTTCGAGGATTTGAAGAACCATTCCGGCATATTATCTTTGAAGTAATCGTCAGTACGCAAAGGTAGGAATCGACTTCGCTGGTACTCATCCCTTGAATCACCGCGTAGTACATTCACTTTGGACAGGCACCAGCCAATCATCATGTCCTCTACTGCAGTAATCTTGCCACTGATGTGACAATTCCCATCAATCTTTAGTTGATCATTAGTCAGCCTCTTGAGGGCCTCCTTGCTGATTACATACCCTGACCCACCACTCATGTACCCCACATGCCAACCCTGTTGATGAAACTCATGACCGTAGTAAACCGGCTCACTGCTGTTTTTGTCCCGCAGAAAACCTCTCAAATTATCCACTATGACGTAAGTGTCGTCATCAGCCTTAAAGAACCAATCAGCGTCGTTGAAATGGTGCTTATAGATGTAAAGAattgcttcttttgtctttttccaTAAATGTTTTCTTCCTTCGTTCACTGGAAGCCCAACTGCTGGAAAGTCAAGATCGGTTTTTGAGCTCATGTACAGTGTGACGTCACAGCGTGGACCCCAAGTCTTCTTGATTCCGATTGCTCTACTGTGTAGAGTCTCTGGTGTCGTCATGACCCAGCAAAGCACCCTGGGATTGTTTGCATTGTTGATCTCAGACATTATGCGATGATCtgttgaaacaaaatcaaataatttagCTACGCCATAAGTAAGCATTACGTCACGAGTATGCATACGTCACAAAAAACGCAAACGcattgcgggggggggggggtggtataCATTCGTCACATGTTGTTGGTTGTTGTATCTTCTTAAGTGAAGAGGTGAACTGATGCCTTTCGATGGTTTTCTGTGTAGACCTCGTGTCTTCAAATAATGTTTGCAAGGCTTTCAATTCGTTTCAAAACCCATGTGCTAAAGGCccacaaaaaatattaattaccacATAATAGAAATATTATCTGTCCACTGAAACCAAAATGGGTTGATGGGCCACATTTACACACACGTATAGGCCCTACTTATTGAGTAATAGATTATGTGCCCATCTCAATGGTATCATTGTTTTtgccatccttttttttttgggggggggcaacCGTTTGAGTGACCAAAGAGGAGTTTCAGCCAAGTTTGTCACAAATTTAAATGACAGCACCACACAGTGTGCCTCTGACAACTGAACAGGGGTATAGTTCAAGGACTGATATTGTCAATAAAACATGGCCTCGCCAATATCACGGGCGGTACCCTTGAAGTTGTCTACATAATTTGTACAACTGCAAGGGTTTTGACCAGTCTGTCAAACAAATAGTGAGCATCTATTTCTGAAAAATCAGGCAACACCAATGAAAAGGAGAGAAATGGTCCACACGGTGTCCAAACAGAGTGTTGTTTCTGTTTCCAAAAACAtacaatattaaacaaaaccTGTAAACATATGGAAGGTTCATGGTCTAAAAAAATAAGGGGGAACGAGGGTTTCAAGACATTTTCATGAATTTTCACAAACATACACTCTCCTCCCTGACTGAAAAAAAGTAAACCTTACCGT
This DNA window, taken from Asterias rubens chromosome 15, eAstRub1.3, whole genome shotgun sequence, encodes the following:
- the LOC117300100 gene encoding glycoprotein-N-acetylgalactosamine 3-beta-galactosyltransferase 1-like, translating into MANYLETLFMLLLAFFGGSFLTWIIAIHTVQKYESVLREREPKNLNRDSLQSDSIMNFVKYGERFHKVKTNASHRLPPVHTAQKPTVKQRISANDHRIMSEINNANNPRVLCWVMTTPETLHSRAIGIKKTWGPRCDVTLYMSSKTDLDFPAVGLPVNEGRKHLWKKTKEAILYIYKHHFNDADWFFKADDDTYVIVDNLRGFLRDKNSSEPVYYGHEFHQQGWHVGYMSGGSGYVISKEALKRLTNDQLKIDGNCHISGKITAVEDMMIGWCLSKVNVLRGDSRDEYQRSRFLPLRTDDYFKDNMPEWFFKSSKYDVKLGPDCCSDSLISIHYIKTEESMLTLDYYIHRIKVKTKPNP